A DNA window from Pseudodesulfovibrio thermohalotolerans contains the following coding sequences:
- a CDS encoding class I SAM-dependent methyltransferase yields MARRAFERDGERSRPAAHGQIIESIRGTDGIMELFFKIYEGLDREGPGNYETTKRAYDMCAGLPDRPEILELGCGSGGATIPLAQISGGTVTATDVHRPFLDVLVERAKKAGTADRIIAAIMDMGDIQAEPESFDLVWCEGAAYILGVDRAFAQWKRFIKPGGFLCISDAVWLIDPQDAPVELREFWTRGYPAMRTAEANNAAARAAGYEPIGNFTIDVSCWETFYADVERRLDEIEPIYGTDPEGRTIIDLNRTEIDLYRRYPEAMGYEFHVLAKLRQ; encoded by the coding sequence GTGGCCCGCCGCGCATTCGAGCGTGATGGAGAGCGGTCCCGGCCCGCCGCGCACGGCCAAATCATCGAATCGATCAGGGGGACAGACGGAATCATGGAGCTGTTTTTCAAGATTTATGAAGGGCTGGATCGTGAAGGCCCCGGCAACTACGAGACGACCAAACGGGCCTACGACATGTGCGCGGGCCTGCCGGATCGGCCCGAAATTCTGGAGTTGGGCTGCGGCTCGGGCGGCGCGACCATCCCCCTGGCGCAAATCTCCGGCGGCACGGTGACGGCCACCGACGTGCACCGGCCCTTCCTCGACGTCCTGGTGGAGCGGGCCAAGAAGGCCGGGACGGCCGACCGGATCATTGCCGCGATCATGGACATGGGCGACATTCAGGCCGAGCCGGAATCCTTCGATCTCGTCTGGTGCGAGGGCGCGGCCTATATTCTCGGGGTGGACCGGGCGTTCGCGCAGTGGAAGCGGTTCATCAAACCCGGCGGCTTCCTGTGCATTTCCGACGCTGTCTGGTTGATCGATCCCCAAGACGCTCCCGTGGAGCTGCGCGAGTTCTGGACCAGGGGCTACCCGGCCATGCGCACCGCCGAGGCCAACAACGCGGCAGCCAGGGCGGCGGGCTACGAGCCTATCGGCAACTTCACCATCGACGTGAGCTGTTGGGAAACGTTTTACGCCGACGTGGAGCGGCGGCTCGATGAGATCGAGCCGATTTACGGGACCGATCCCGAAGGCCGGACCATCATCGACCTGAACCGCACGGAGATCGATTTGTATCGTCGCTACCCCGAGGCCATGGGCTACGAATTCCACGTTCTGGCGAAACTCCGTCAGTGA
- a CDS encoding pyridoxal phosphate-dependent aminotransferase, producing MRISERLARIKPSATLAVNTKAQELQAQGREIISLAVGQPDFSTPPNVCEAAKAAIDEGFTRYTAVPGIPELREAVAGYYGRFYGAKADAANTIVSNGGKQVLYNLLMALVNPGDEVLIPAPYWVSYPAMVQLADGRSVFVPTTAEDGYLVTVEALEAACTDRTTVLILNSPSNPTGCCYTQAQLEAIAEWARKNGIFIISDEVYDRLVYAPFESVSLAKTWEAHPETIAIVGALSKSFCMTGWRVGYALAHEDLVKAMTKIQGQSTSNINSITQRAAVAALTGPWEIVDEMMQAFVRRRNFAYETITGWGAPCPKPDGAFYLFPVLDKFYTEDAPDSAAMCTKILEEAGVALVPGSAFGDDKCIRFSYAVNDEVLKTALDKVGSVLLGK from the coding sequence ATGCGTATTTCCGAACGTCTTGCGAGGATCAAGCCGTCCGCCACCCTGGCGGTGAACACCAAGGCCCAGGAGCTTCAGGCCCAAGGCCGCGAAATCATCAGCCTGGCCGTGGGCCAGCCCGATTTCTCCACACCGCCGAATGTCTGCGAAGCCGCCAAGGCGGCCATTGACGAGGGCTTTACCCGGTACACAGCGGTGCCCGGCATCCCCGAACTGCGCGAGGCCGTGGCCGGATATTACGGCCGGTTCTACGGAGCCAAGGCCGACGCGGCCAACACCATCGTCAGTAACGGCGGCAAGCAGGTCCTTTACAACCTCCTCATGGCCCTGGTGAACCCCGGCGACGAGGTGCTCATTCCCGCCCCTTACTGGGTCAGCTACCCGGCCATGGTCCAACTGGCCGACGGCCGGTCCGTGTTCGTTCCGACCACGGCCGAAGACGGCTACCTGGTCACAGTGGAAGCCCTGGAAGCCGCCTGCACGGACAGGACCACGGTGCTCATCCTCAACTCGCCCTCCAACCCCACGGGCTGTTGCTACACTCAGGCGCAACTGGAAGCCATCGCCGAATGGGCCCGTAAAAACGGTATTTTCATCATCTCGGACGAAGTCTACGACCGGCTGGTCTACGCTCCGTTCGAGTCGGTGTCCCTGGCAAAGACCTGGGAGGCGCACCCCGAGACCATCGCCATCGTGGGCGCGTTGTCCAAATCGTTCTGCATGACCGGCTGGCGCGTGGGTTACGCCCTGGCGCACGAAGACCTCGTCAAGGCCATGACGAAGATTCAGGGCCAGTCCACATCCAACATCAACTCCATCACCCAGCGCGCGGCCGTGGCTGCCCTGACCGGCCCCTGGGAAATCGTGGACGAGATGATGCAGGCCTTTGTCCGGCGGCGCAACTTTGCCTACGAGACCATCACCGGATGGGGCGCACCCTGTCCCAAGCCCGACGGAGCGTTCTATCTCTTCCCGGTGCTGGACAAATTCTACACCGAGGATGCGCCCGACTCGGCGGCCATGTGCACAAAGATTCTCGAAGAGGCCGGAGTGGCCCTCGTACCCGGTTCCGCCTTTGGCGACGACAAGTGCATCCGCTTCTCCTACGCCGTGAACGACGAGGTCCTGAAAACCGCCCTCGACAAGGTCGGATCGGTTCTGCTCGGCAAGTAG
- a CDS encoding AzlD domain-containing protein, whose product MVDMADYWPVVLCLGLGTFLLRFSFILIVNRVTFPEAVVRMLRFIPASVLPAIIAPAVLLHGADAGPTALARPLAAAVAVLVAWKTRNILVTILGGMGTLWLLRAVL is encoded by the coding sequence ATGGTTGATATGGCGGACTATTGGCCGGTGGTTCTCTGCCTTGGCCTGGGAACCTTTCTTCTGCGTTTTTCCTTCATCCTCATCGTGAACCGGGTGACCTTCCCCGAGGCGGTGGTGCGGATGCTCCGCTTTATCCCGGCCTCGGTGCTGCCCGCGATCATCGCCCCGGCGGTGCTGCTGCACGGCGCGGACGCCGGACCGACCGCGCTCGCCCGGCCCCTTGCCGCCGCAGTGGCCGTGCTGGTGGCCTGGAAGACCCGGAATATCCTGGTGACCATCCTCGGCGGGATGGGCACGCTCTGGCTCTTGCGGGCCGTGCTCTGA
- a CDS encoding AzlC family ABC transporter permease: MNEKRLFFRDGVRDSIPILFGMAPFGLICGAVCVNAGMPGWAAVGFSTIIYAGASQLAAVQLMTDHASLAVVVLTGLVINARFLMYSASLARHLQGIPLARRSLLAYMLSDQAYALAIARYGRADGASVDRPMYFFGAAFTVWLCYLVGAALGASVGAFIPPSWDLGFAIPLTFIAVVVPAIKDRPSALAALTAGTVACLADGLPYNLGLMAGAVTGILAGYLAERRAQHG, encoded by the coding sequence ATGAACGAGAAACGGCTTTTTTTCCGCGACGGCGTGCGCGACTCCATTCCCATCCTGTTCGGCATGGCGCCGTTCGGGCTCATTTGCGGCGCAGTCTGCGTCAACGCGGGGATGCCCGGGTGGGCCGCCGTGGGTTTTTCGACCATCATCTACGCCGGGGCGAGCCAGTTGGCCGCGGTTCAGCTCATGACCGATCACGCCTCCCTGGCCGTGGTCGTCCTCACCGGGCTGGTTATCAACGCCCGTTTTCTCATGTATTCCGCGTCGCTGGCCCGGCATCTTCAGGGAATTCCCCTGGCGCGACGGAGCCTCCTCGCCTATATGCTCTCGGACCAGGCCTACGCCTTGGCCATCGCCCGCTACGGCCGGGCGGACGGGGCGTCTGTCGACCGTCCTATGTATTTCTTCGGCGCGGCCTTCACCGTCTGGCTCTGCTATCTGGTCGGCGCGGCCCTCGGGGCGTCGGTGGGCGCGTTTATCCCGCCTTCCTGGGATCTGGGCTTCGCCATCCCCCTTACCTTCATCGCCGTGGTCGTGCCCGCCATCAAGGACCGCCCTTCGGCGTTGGCCGCCCTGACGGCCGGAACAGTGGCCTGTCTGGCGGACGGGCTACCGTACAATCTCGGGCTGATGGCCGGGGCCGTGACCGGCATCCTGGCCGGATATCTGGCCGAGAGGAGGGCGCAACATGGTTGA
- the radA gene encoding DNA repair protein RadA, with product MKTKETYRCAACGAQSLRWQGQCPSCKEWNTLEAVTVSRKTSTPVGAAASQNSPRLLEELESEHLGARPTGMPSLDDLLGTGLVPGAAILLGGEPGIGKSTLLLQLAGSQARLGHTAVYLSGEESLPQLKSRASRLGLLGPGLMAMATNKVEDGLAVLEGPNPPELLIVDSVQTLASPLAEGIPGSVSQVRAVSSELVEKTKKTGTTLILVGHVTKDGQIAGPKLLEHMVDTVLYLEGDRKHFSRILRVLKNRFGPSDELVVFTMKEQGLEVVEDPSTFFLGARDPSLSGTAMALAVDGQRPFAVEVQALVSKSFLSIPRRTALGFDTNRLNLLLAVLEKRLRLNLSGHDIYAKISGGLASKDPGLDLAVVAAVMSSFYDQPLPEASVFWGEIDLNGQVRPVAAHGVRMKQAGRLGHGPICHSGTAPTLADLQQKLFGKR from the coding sequence ATGAAAACCAAGGAAACCTATCGTTGCGCCGCCTGCGGCGCGCAATCCCTCCGCTGGCAGGGCCAATGCCCGTCGTGCAAGGAATGGAACACCCTCGAAGCGGTGACCGTATCCCGAAAGACGTCGACGCCGGTGGGCGCGGCCGCATCACAGAATTCACCCCGGCTCCTGGAGGAATTGGAAAGCGAACATCTCGGAGCGAGGCCGACCGGAATGCCCTCCCTGGACGACCTGCTCGGGACGGGCCTGGTGCCGGGCGCGGCCATCCTGCTCGGCGGCGAACCGGGCATCGGCAAATCCACCCTGCTGCTGCAACTGGCGGGAAGCCAGGCGCGTCTGGGCCACACGGCCGTCTACCTGTCGGGCGAGGAATCCCTCCCCCAGCTCAAGTCCAGGGCGTCCCGGCTGGGGCTGCTCGGGCCGGGCCTCATGGCCATGGCCACCAACAAGGTGGAGGACGGCCTGGCCGTGCTGGAAGGGCCGAACCCGCCGGAGCTGCTCATCGTGGACTCGGTGCAGACCCTGGCCTCGCCGCTGGCCGAAGGCATCCCCGGCTCGGTCAGCCAGGTGCGCGCGGTGTCCAGCGAGCTGGTCGAAAAGACCAAAAAGACCGGAACCACCCTCATCCTGGTGGGCCACGTGACCAAGGACGGACAGATCGCCGGTCCGAAGCTCCTTGAGCACATGGTGGACACCGTCCTGTACCTGGAAGGCGACCGCAAGCATTTCTCGCGCATCCTGCGCGTGCTCAAGAACAGGTTCGGCCCCAGCGACGAGCTGGTGGTCTTCACCATGAAAGAGCAGGGCCTGGAAGTGGTGGAGGACCCGTCCACGTTTTTCCTGGGCGCGCGCGATCCGTCCCTTTCCGGCACCGCCATGGCGCTGGCCGTGGACGGACAGCGGCCCTTTGCCGTCGAAGTGCAGGCCCTGGTGTCCAAGTCGTTCCTGTCCATCCCGAGGCGCACGGCCCTCGGCTTCGACACCAACCGGCTGAACCTGCTCCTGGCCGTGCTCGAAAAGCGGCTCAGGCTCAACCTGAGCGGACACGACATCTACGCCAAGATATCCGGCGGGCTCGCTTCCAAGGACCCCGGCCTGGACCTGGCCGTGGTGGCCGCGGTCATGTCGTCCTTCTACGACCAGCCCCTGCCCGAAGCCTCGGTCTTCTGGGGCGAGATCGATCTCAACGGCCAGGTGCGCCCGGTGGCCGCCCACGGCGTCCGCATGAAACAGGCCGGACGGCTGGGCCACGGCCCGATCTGCCATTCCGGAACCGCCCCCACCCTGGCCGACCTGCAACAAAAGCTCTTCGGCAAAAGGTAG